The following coding sequences lie in one Mycobacterium gordonae genomic window:
- a CDS encoding zinc-dependent metalloprotease yields MSTVDLMADLPFGFSGGDDPEREKREKNDPNSGANPFGFGGDFDMANLGQLFTRLGEMFGGVGSAMSSGKDAGPVNYDLARQVATSSIGFIAPIPATTNSAIADAVHLAETWLNGATALPEGTTRAVGWSPSDWVENTLGTWKRLCDPMAGQISSVWAQSLPEEAKSMAGPLLQMMSQMGGIAFGSQLGQALARLSKEVLTSTDIGLPLGPKGVAAILPDAVESFAEGLEQPRSEIMTFLAAREAAHHRLFSHVPWLSSQLLGAVEAYAAGMQIDMTGIEELARDFNPASLADPGAMEQLLSQGVFEPKATPAQTQALERLETLLALIEGWVQTVVTAALGERLPGEAALSETLRRRRASGGPAEQTFATLVGLELRPRKLREAGALWQRLTEAAGMDARDAVWQHPDLLPGSDDLDDPAAFIDRIIGGDTSGIDEAIAELDRDDPGPVDN; encoded by the coding sequence GTGAGTACGGTTGACCTCATGGCTGACCTGCCTTTCGGCTTCTCCGGTGGAGATGACCCCGAGCGTGAGAAGCGCGAGAAGAACGACCCCAACTCCGGCGCCAACCCGTTCGGGTTCGGAGGTGACTTCGATATGGCCAACCTCGGCCAGTTGTTCACCCGCCTCGGTGAGATGTTCGGCGGCGTCGGCAGCGCGATGAGTTCGGGTAAGGATGCCGGACCGGTCAACTACGACCTGGCCCGGCAGGTCGCAACGAGTTCGATCGGGTTCATCGCTCCGATCCCCGCCACCACCAACTCCGCGATCGCCGACGCCGTGCACCTAGCCGAGACGTGGCTCAACGGCGCGACGGCACTGCCCGAGGGCACCACCAGGGCGGTCGGCTGGAGCCCGTCGGACTGGGTCGAGAACACGCTGGGCACGTGGAAGCGGCTGTGCGATCCGATGGCCGGGCAGATCTCGTCGGTGTGGGCGCAATCGCTGCCGGAAGAGGCCAAGAGCATGGCCGGCCCGCTGCTGCAGATGATGTCGCAGATGGGTGGTATCGCGTTCGGCTCGCAGCTCGGCCAGGCGCTGGCCCGGCTGTCCAAAGAAGTGCTGACGTCCACCGACATCGGCTTGCCGCTCGGCCCGAAGGGGGTGGCCGCGATCCTGCCGGACGCGGTGGAATCCTTCGCCGAAGGCCTCGAGCAGCCGCGCAGCGAGATTATGACGTTCCTGGCCGCCCGGGAGGCCGCGCACCACCGCCTGTTCAGCCACGTGCCCTGGCTGTCCAGCCAATTGTTGGGGGCCGTCGAGGCCTACGCCGCGGGCATGCAGATCGACATGACCGGAATCGAGGAACTGGCCCGGGATTTCAATCCGGCATCGCTGGCCGACCCGGGCGCCATGGAGCAACTGCTGAGCCAGGGCGTGTTCGAACCGAAGGCGACGCCTGCGCAGACCCAGGCCCTCGAACGGCTCGAGACGCTGCTGGCCCTCATCGAGGGCTGGGTGCAGACGGTGGTGACCGCCGCATTGGGTGAGCGGCTGCCCGGCGAGGCGGCGCTCAGCGAGACGCTGCGCCGGCGCCGGGCCAGCGGTGGCCCCGCCGAGCAGACTTTCGCGACCCTGGTCGGGCTGGAGCTTCGACCGCGCAAGCTGCGCGAGGCCGGCGCGCTGTGGCAGCGGCTGACGGAGGCCGCCGGGATGGACGCCCGTGACGCCGTCTGGCAGCACCCCGACCTGCTGCCCGGCTCCGACGACCTCGACGACCCCGCGGCATTCATCGACCGGATCATCGGTGGCGACACCAGCGGGATCGACGAAGCGATCGCCGAGCTCGACCGCGACGATCCCGGTCCTGTGGATAACTGA
- a CDS encoding cyclodehydratase, with protein MAQAAANLYTLDPAMPVLLRPDGVVQVGWDPRRAVLVRPPGELTAPGLAALLRSMRSPVSLTELQRQVGELTGDDLAHLITQLVEAGVATSGDGNSSGRTASIRVHGRGPLSDLLVPALRSSGVRTGHTSRPHALVTTATADLVVLTDFLVADPRVVRDLHSAGVPHLPVRVRDGTGLVGPLVLPGITSCLGCADLHRRDRDAAWPAIAAQLRDTIGVADRATMLATAALALSQVNQVVAAVRGQRPDPPAALNATLEFDLRASTIVARPWARHPLCSC; from the coding sequence ATGGCCCAGGCCGCGGCGAATTTGTACACGCTGGATCCGGCGATGCCGGTACTGCTCCGGCCCGACGGCGTCGTCCAGGTGGGCTGGGATCCCCGCCGCGCGGTGCTCGTCCGTCCTCCCGGTGAGCTGACCGCACCGGGTCTGGCTGCGCTGTTGCGGTCCATGCGATCGCCGGTGTCGCTCACCGAGCTGCAGCGCCAGGTCGGCGAATTGACCGGTGACGACCTGGCACATCTGATCACCCAGCTGGTCGAGGCGGGCGTGGCCACCAGCGGGGACGGCAACTCGTCCGGGCGGACCGCATCGATCCGGGTGCACGGCCGGGGTCCCCTCTCCGATCTGCTGGTCCCGGCATTGCGCTCCTCGGGCGTCCGGACTGGGCACACCAGCCGGCCACACGCCTTGGTCACGACCGCCACCGCCGATCTGGTGGTGTTGACGGATTTCCTGGTGGCCGATCCGCGCGTCGTCCGGGACCTGCACAGCGCAGGAGTCCCGCACCTGCCGGTTCGGGTCCGCGACGGCACCGGCCTGGTGGGCCCGCTGGTGCTGCCCGGCATCACCAGCTGCCTGGGCTGCGCCGATCTGCACCGACGCGACCGCGACGCGGCATGGCCGGCCATCGCTGCTCAGCTGCGCGACACCATCGGGGTCGCCGATCGCGCCACCATGCTGGCGACCGCGGCGCTGGCGCTCAGTCAGGTCAATCAGGTCGTCGCCGCGGTGCGCGGACAGCGGCCCGATCCCCCGGCGGCGCTCAACGCCACGTTGGAGTTCGACCTGCGCGCGAGCACGATCGTGGCCCGGCCGTGGGCCCGGCACCCGTTGTGTTCGTGTTAG
- a CDS encoding sensor domain-containing protein, with protein MAAALVRRAIFVMVCTLAALTACSHRTTPAAPSTSSAATGVDALIVSVEDVRRIANYEELTTHAHANLNQPPAGDVNAPGPCRAAGTSDLTFASGWTEFRSAGYSGVTDDLDPGGRTMKDSVSQAVAIYPDAQAARSALDQLEASLTACVALQDPRYNFKLDKPDATSLRITDNGWSHQYRVRKSVLMSVGVLGIEPAERIAGTILDNICDRIK; from the coding sequence ATGGCAGCGGCGCTGGTCCGGCGGGCGATTTTTGTCATGGTCTGCACGCTTGCCGCACTCACCGCGTGCTCACACCGCACCACCCCGGCCGCCCCGAGCACCTCCTCGGCGGCCACCGGAGTCGACGCGCTGATCGTCAGCGTCGAAGACGTGCGCCGCATCGCCAACTACGAGGAACTGACCACCCACGCTCACGCGAACCTGAACCAACCGCCGGCCGGTGACGTCAACGCACCCGGACCCTGCCGGGCGGCCGGCACCAGCGATCTCACCTTCGCCAGCGGCTGGACCGAGTTTCGGAGCGCCGGCTACAGCGGAGTGACCGACGACCTCGACCCGGGTGGCCGCACCATGAAGGACTCGGTCAGTCAGGCCGTCGCGATCTATCCGGATGCGCAGGCTGCCCGCTCCGCGCTCGATCAGCTGGAAGCGTCACTGACCGCGTGCGTGGCCTTGCAGGACCCGAGATACAACTTCAAGCTCGACAAGCCGGATGCGACCAGCCTGCGGATCACCGACAACGGTTGGAGCCACCAGTATCGGGTGCGCAAGTCGGTGTTGATGTCCGTCGGTGTGCTGGGTATCGAACCGGCTGAGCGGATCGCCGGCACGATCCTGGACAACATCTGCGACCGCATCAAGTAA
- the nudC gene encoding NAD(+) diphosphatase: MGTHVDFRLRDVPLLSRVGADRADQLRTDIDAAAAGWSDAALLRVDARNQVLAAGGKVVLGPAAALGDKPPAEAVFLGRIEGGRHVWAIRGPLQTPDHGDVEVLDLRGLGRIIDDTSSQLVSSALALLNWHDSARFSPVDGTPTKPARAGWARVNPLTGHEEFPRIDPAVICLVHDGGDRAVLARHTVWPQRMFSLLAGFVEAGESFEVCVAREVREEIGLSVRDVRYLGSQPWPFPRSLMVGFHALGDPDEPFSFNDGEIAEAAWFTRGEIRAALDAGDWSSASESKLLLPGSISIARVIIESWAAGD; this comes from the coding sequence ATAGGGACACACGTGGATTTCCGGCTGCGTGACGTTCCGCTGCTCTCCCGTGTCGGAGCTGATCGTGCCGACCAACTGCGCACCGACATCGACGCCGCCGCGGCCGGTTGGTCCGATGCCGCCCTGCTGCGTGTCGACGCCCGTAACCAGGTGCTGGCCGCCGGCGGCAAGGTGGTGCTCGGCCCGGCGGCCGCGCTGGGCGACAAGCCGCCCGCCGAGGCGGTATTTCTGGGTCGCATCGAAGGCGGTCGCCATGTCTGGGCGATCCGGGGCCCGCTGCAGACCCCCGACCACGGCGACGTCGAGGTGCTGGATCTGCGCGGGCTCGGACGCATCATCGACGACACCAGCAGCCAATTGGTGTCTTCGGCGCTGGCCCTGCTCAATTGGCACGACAGCGCCCGATTCAGCCCGGTCGACGGCACACCCACCAAGCCGGCCCGCGCCGGTTGGGCGCGAGTCAACCCGCTGACCGGCCACGAAGAGTTTCCCCGCATCGATCCGGCGGTGATCTGCCTGGTCCACGACGGCGGCGACCGTGCGGTGCTGGCCCGCCATACGGTCTGGCCGCAGCGGATGTTCTCGCTGCTGGCCGGGTTCGTCGAGGCCGGTGAGTCGTTCGAAGTCTGCGTTGCCCGGGAAGTCCGCGAGGAGATCGGCCTGAGCGTGCGCGACGTGCGCTACCTCGGCAGCCAGCCCTGGCCGTTCCCACGCTCGCTGATGGTCGGTTTTCACGCTCTGGGCGATCCGGACGAGCCGTTCTCGTTCAACGACGGCGAGATCGCCGAAGCGGCCTGGTTCACCCGCGGCGAAATCCGGGCGGCGCTCGACGCCGGCGACTGGTCCAGCGCTTCGGAGTCGAAACTGCTTCTGCCGGGATCGATCTCGATCGCCCGGGTCATCATCGAATCGTGGGCGGCCGGGGACTGA
- a CDS encoding potassium channel family protein — MTSVAKGSWRRLRRLDERLTVQPSYALVGVLRIPQGHASPARIISRRISIALVALLVGAVTVYLDRDGYNDAHGDSLTFLDCLYYSAVTLSTTGYGDITPVSEFARATNVLIITPLRIAFLILLVGTTLEVVTETSRQAFKIQRWRSRVRNHTVVIGYGTKGKTAISAMLSDEVPPGEIVVVDTDRAALERAASAGLVTVHGDATKSDVLRLAGAQHAASIIVAANRDDTAVLVTLTAREISPKAKIVASIREAENQHLLQQSGANSVVVSSETAGRLLGLATTTPSVVQMIEDLLTPDQGLAIAEREVEQSEVGGSPRHLRDIVLGVVRGGQLLRIGAPQVDAIEAGDRLLYVRHIADER; from the coding sequence ATGACTTCCGTGGCGAAAGGGAGCTGGCGGCGGCTGCGGCGTCTGGATGAGAGGCTGACCGTCCAGCCCAGTTACGCGCTTGTCGGCGTGCTGCGCATCCCGCAGGGTCACGCCAGTCCGGCCCGCATCATCTCCCGCCGGATCAGCATCGCCCTGGTGGCCCTGCTGGTCGGCGCCGTTACCGTCTACCTGGACCGCGACGGCTATAACGACGCGCACGGTGACAGCCTGACGTTTCTCGACTGCCTGTACTACTCGGCGGTGACGTTGTCGACGACCGGCTACGGCGACATCACGCCGGTCTCCGAGTTCGCGCGGGCGACGAACGTCCTGATCATCACCCCGCTGCGCATTGCGTTCCTGATCTTGCTCGTCGGCACGACGCTCGAGGTCGTCACCGAAACCTCGCGGCAGGCGTTCAAGATCCAGCGTTGGAGGAGCAGAGTGCGCAACCACACCGTCGTCATCGGCTACGGCACCAAGGGCAAGACGGCGATCAGCGCCATGCTCAGTGACGAAGTGCCCCCCGGCGAGATCGTCGTCGTCGACACCGACCGGGCCGCCTTGGAGCGGGCCGCGTCAGCGGGCCTGGTCACCGTGCACGGCGACGCGACGAAGTCCGACGTGCTGCGGCTGGCCGGCGCCCAGCACGCCGCCTCGATCATCGTCGCCGCCAACCGGGACGACACCGCGGTGCTCGTCACACTGACGGCGCGGGAGATCTCGCCCAAGGCCAAGATCGTCGCCTCGATCCGGGAGGCCGAGAACCAGCACCTACTGCAGCAATCCGGGGCCAACTCGGTGGTGGTGTCGTCGGAAACCGCGGGTCGGCTGCTCGGCCTGGCCACCACCACACCCAGCGTCGTGCAGATGATCGAGGACCTGCTGACTCCGGATCAGGGTCTGGCGATCGCCGAGCGTGAGGTGGAGCAGTCCGAGGTGGGTGGGTCGCCCCGGCATCTGCGCGACATCGTCCTCGGAGTGGTCCGCGGTGGGCAGTTGCTGCGCATCGGCGCCCCACAGGTCGACGCCATCGAGGCCGGCGACCGCCTGCTCTACGTCCGGCACATCGCAGACGAACGATAG
- a CDS encoding YlbL family protein: protein MNRRILTLMVALVPIVVFGVLLAVVTVPFVSLGPGPTFDTLGEVDGKQVVQIEGTQTHPTTGHLNMTTVSQRDDLTLGEALSLWISGQEQLVPRDLIYPPGKSRDEVDQANNADFKTSEDSAQYAALGYLKYPEAVTVASVTDPGPSAGKLKAGDAIDAVDRTPVANVEQFTSLLKNTKPGQVVTIDYRRKNEPAGIAEITLGTNKDRDYGFMGVAVLDAPWAPFTVDFNLANIGGPSAGLMFSLAVVDKLTTGDLAGSTFVAGTGTITVDGKVGPIGGITHKMAAARAAGASVFLVPAKNCYEAMSDIPSGLKLVKVETLSSAVDALHAMTSGAATPSC from the coding sequence GTGAACAGGCGGATTCTGACCTTGATGGTCGCGCTCGTGCCGATCGTGGTCTTCGGGGTGCTGCTTGCGGTGGTCACGGTGCCGTTCGTGTCGTTGGGCCCGGGCCCGACGTTCGACACGCTCGGGGAGGTCGACGGCAAGCAGGTCGTGCAGATCGAGGGCACCCAGACCCACCCGACGACGGGTCACCTCAACATGACGACGGTCTCCCAGCGTGACGACCTCACCCTGGGCGAAGCGCTGAGCCTGTGGATCTCCGGCCAGGAGCAGCTGGTGCCGCGCGACCTGATCTATCCGCCGGGCAAATCACGCGACGAGGTCGACCAGGCCAACAACGCCGATTTCAAGACCTCCGAGGACAGCGCTCAGTACGCCGCCCTCGGTTATCTGAAGTACCCGGAAGCCGTCACCGTCGCCTCGGTCACCGATCCCGGTCCGTCGGCCGGCAAGCTGAAGGCCGGCGACGCCATCGACGCGGTCGACCGCACCCCGGTGGCCAACGTCGAGCAGTTCACCTCGCTGCTGAAGAACACCAAGCCTGGGCAGGTCGTCACCATCGACTACCGCCGCAAGAACGAACCGGCGGGAATCGCCGAGATCACCCTGGGCACCAATAAGGACCGCGACTACGGATTCATGGGCGTCGCGGTGCTGGACGCGCCGTGGGCGCCCTTCACCGTCGACTTCAACCTGGCCAACATCGGCGGCCCGTCGGCCGGGCTCATGTTCAGTCTCGCCGTCGTGGACAAACTCACCACCGGTGACCTGGCCGGTTCGACGTTCGTCGCCGGCACCGGAACGATCACGGTCGACGGCAAGGTAGGGCCCATCGGGGGCATCACCCACAAGATGGCCGCGGCCCGTGCGGCCGGCGCCTCGGTGTTCCTGGTGCCGGCCAAGAACTGCTATGAGGCGATGTCCGACATTCCATCGGGTCTGAAGCTGGTGAAGGTGGAAACTCTCAGTTCCGCGGTGGACGCCTTGCATGCGATGACGTCGGGGGCGGCAACTCCGAGCTGTTAG
- a CDS encoding UPF0182 family protein, which yields MGMRPAARMPKLTRRSRILILVALGVIVLLLAGPRLIDAYVDWLWFGELGYRSVFTTVLVTRIVVFLVAGLLVGGIVFGGLALAYRTRPVFVPSNDNDPVARYRAVVMSRLRLVGIGIPTAIGVLAGMVAQSYWVRIQLFLHGGDFGIADPQFGKDLGFYAFELPFYRLVLSYLFVAVFLALVANVVSHYLFGGIRLSGRAGALSRSARIQLISLVGVLVVLKAVAYWLDRYELLSHTRGGKPFTGAGYTDINAVLPAKLILMAIALICAAAVFSAITLRDLRIPAIGLVLLLLSSLIVGAGWPLIVEQISVKPNAAQKESEYISRSIAATRQAYGLTPDVVTYRNYTGDGQATAQQVAADRATTANIRLLDPTIVSPAFTQFQQGKNFYYFPDQLSIDRYQDRGGNLRDYVVAARELNPDRLIDNQRDWINRHTVYTHGNGFIASPANTVRGIANDPNQNGGYPQFLANVVGANGSIVSDGPAPLDQPRVYFGPVIAGAAADYAIVGKTGADREYDYETSTETKNYTYTGAGGVPIGSWISRSVFAAKFAERNFLFSNVIGSNSRILFNRDPAQRVEAVAPWLTTDSAVYPAIVNKRMVWIIDGYTTLDNYPYSELTSLSSATADSTEVAFNRLAPDKRVSYIRNSVKATVDAYDGTVTLYQQDENDPVLKAWMQVFPGTVKPKSDITPELAEHLRYPEDLFKVQRMLLAKYHVNDPVTFFSTSDFWDVPLDPNPTASSYQPPYYIVAKNIAKNDNSASYQLTSAMNRFKRDYLAAYISASSDPATYGKITVLTIPGQVNGPKLANNAITTDPAVSQDLGVIGRDNQNRIRWGNLLTLPVGQGGLLYVEPVYASPGASDAASSYPRLIRVAMMYNDKVGYGPTVGDALTTLFGPGAGAAATGIQPTDGGAPAAPPANLPPPANGPGTPPPTAAIPVPPDASATTLSPAKAAVMQEIQAAIGAARDAQKKGDFAAFGAALQRVDDAITKFNNTK from the coding sequence GTGGGAATGCGGCCCGCCGCAAGGATGCCGAAGCTGACTCGGCGTAGCCGGATTCTGATCCTCGTCGCACTGGGTGTGATCGTGCTGTTGCTGGCCGGTCCTCGGCTGATCGACGCGTACGTCGACTGGCTGTGGTTCGGTGAGCTCGGCTACCGCTCGGTGTTCACCACCGTGTTGGTCACCCGCATCGTGGTGTTTCTGGTGGCCGGCCTGCTGGTCGGCGGCATCGTGTTCGGCGGGCTCGCGCTGGCCTACCGCACCCGCCCGGTGTTCGTGCCGAGCAACGACAACGACCCGGTGGCGCGCTATCGCGCGGTGGTCATGAGCCGGCTGCGTCTGGTGGGCATCGGGATCCCGACGGCGATCGGTGTGCTGGCCGGCATGGTGGCGCAGAGTTACTGGGTGCGCATCCAGCTGTTCCTGCACGGCGGTGACTTCGGTATCGCCGATCCGCAGTTCGGCAAGGACCTCGGTTTCTACGCGTTCGAGTTGCCGTTCTACCGGCTGGTGCTCAGCTACCTGTTCGTCGCGGTGTTCCTCGCCCTGGTGGCGAATGTGGTATCGCACTACCTGTTCGGCGGGATCAGGCTGTCGGGACGGGCGGGGGCGTTGAGCCGGTCGGCGCGTATCCAGCTGATCAGCCTGGTCGGTGTTCTGGTGGTGCTCAAGGCCGTTGCGTACTGGCTGGATCGCTACGAGTTGCTGTCGCACACCCGCGGGGGCAAGCCGTTCACGGGAGCGGGATACACCGACATCAACGCGGTGCTGCCGGCGAAACTGATCCTGATGGCGATCGCGTTGATCTGCGCGGCGGCGGTGTTCTCCGCGATCACGCTGCGCGACTTGCGGATTCCGGCGATCGGCCTGGTGCTGTTGCTGTTGTCGTCGCTGATCGTGGGTGCGGGCTGGCCCTTGATCGTCGAGCAGATCAGCGTCAAACCCAATGCGGCGCAGAAAGAAAGCGAATACATCAGCCGAAGTATCGCCGCCACCCGCCAGGCCTACGGATTGACGCCGGACGTGGTGACCTACCGCAACTACACCGGCGATGGACAGGCGACCGCGCAGCAGGTGGCCGCCGACCGCGCGACCACTGCGAATATCCGGCTACTGGACCCCACCATCGTCAGCCCGGCGTTCACCCAGTTCCAGCAGGGCAAGAACTTCTACTACTTCCCCGACCAGTTGTCCATCGACCGCTACCAGGACCGCGGCGGCAATCTGCGCGACTATGTGGTAGCCGCCCGCGAGCTCAACCCGGACCGGCTGATCGACAACCAGCGGGACTGGATCAACCGGCACACCGTCTACACCCACGGCAACGGCTTCATCGCGTCGCCGGCCAACACCGTGCGTGGCATCGCCAACGATCCGAATCAGAACGGCGGATACCCACAGTTCCTGGCGAACGTCGTCGGAGCCAACGGCAGCATCGTGTCCGACGGTCCGGCGCCGCTGGACCAGCCGCGCGTCTACTTCGGACCGGTTATCGCCGGCGCGGCCGCCGACTATGCGATCGTCGGAAAGACCGGGGCCGACCGTGAATACGACTACGAGACCAGCACCGAAACCAAGAACTACACCTATACCGGTGCCGGCGGCGTGCCGATCGGCAGCTGGATCTCCCGCAGCGTGTTCGCCGCGAAGTTCGCCGAGCGAAACTTTCTGTTCTCCAACGTGATCGGCTCGAACAGCAGGATCCTGTTCAATCGCGACCCGGCGCAGCGGGTGGAAGCGGTGGCGCCGTGGCTGACCACCGACAGCGCGGTGTACCCGGCGATCGTGAACAAGCGGATGGTGTGGATCATCGACGGCTACACCACGCTGGACAACTATCCCTACTCCGAGCTCACGTCGCTGTCCTCGGCGACCGCGGACTCCACCGAGGTGGCGTTCAACCGGCTGGCTCCCGACAAGCGGGTCTCCTATATCCGCAACTCGGTGAAGGCCACCGTGGACGCCTACGACGGCACCGTCACGCTGTATCAGCAGGACGAGAACGATCCGGTGCTCAAGGCCTGGATGCAGGTGTTCCCCGGCACGGTGAAGCCCAAGAGCGATATCACCCCCGAGCTCGCCGAGCACCTGCGGTATCCCGAAGATCTGTTCAAGGTGCAGCGCATGCTGCTGGCGAAATACCACGTCAACGACCCGGTGACGTTCTTCTCCACCTCGGACTTCTGGGATGTCCCGCTGGACCCGAACCCGACGGCCAGCAGCTACCAGCCGCCGTACTACATCGTCGCGAAAAACATTGCGAAGAACGATAATTCGGCGTCCTATCAGCTGACCAGCGCGATGAACAGGTTCAAGCGCGACTACCTGGCGGCCTATATCAGCGCGAGTTCGGATCCCGCGACGTACGGCAAGATCACGGTGCTGACCATCCCGGGTCAGGTCAACGGGCCGAAGCTGGCCAACAATGCGATCACCACCGATCCGGCGGTTTCCCAGGATCTGGGCGTGATCGGTCGGGACAACCAGAACCGCATCCGCTGGGGCAATCTGCTCACGCTGCCGGTGGGTCAGGGTGGGCTGCTCTATGTCGAGCCGGTCTACGCCTCGCCGGGGGCCAGTGACGCGGCGTCGTCGTATCCGCGGTTGATCCGCGTGGCGATGATGTACAACGACAAGGTCGGCTACGGGCCCACCGTGGGCGATGCGCTGACGACGCTGTTCGGCCCGGGCGCGGGAGCCGCTGCGACGGGCATTCAACCCACCGACGGCGGGGCGCCGGCCGCACCCCCGGCCAATCTGCCGCCCCCGGCCAACGGACCGGGCACGCCGCCACCGACCGCCGCGATACCGGTGCCGCCCGATGCTTCAGCGACCACCCTCTCGCCAGCCAAAGCCGCTGTGATGCAAGAGATTCAAGCGGCAATCGGTGCGGCCAGAGATGCGCAGAAGAAGGGTGACTTCGCCGCTTTCGGTGCTGCGTTGCAGCGGGTGGACGACGCGATCACGAAGTTCAACAACACCAAGTAG
- the mrx1 gene encoding mycoredoxin Mrx1 has protein sequence MTNASLTMYTTSWCGYCFRLKTALKAQGIAYDEVDIERDSAAADFVSSVNGGNRTVPTVRFADGSTMTNPSAGEVKAKLAG, from the coding sequence ATGACTAACGCTTCGCTGACCATGTACACCACCAGCTGGTGTGGCTACTGCTTCCGGCTCAAGACGGCGCTCAAGGCTCAGGGCATCGCCTACGACGAGGTCGACATCGAACGGGATTCCGCGGCAGCGGATTTCGTCAGTTCCGTCAACGGCGGCAACCGGACCGTGCCGACCGTGAGGTTCGCCGACGGGTCGACGATGACCAATCCGAGCGCAGGTGAGGTCAAGGCGAAGCTCGCCGGCTGA
- a CDS encoding macrolide-binding ATPase MABP-1, translated as MDDGYVSEIKRGRAARNAKLASLPVGMAGRAALGFGKRLTGKSKDEVNAELIEKAAHQLFTVLGELKGGAMKVGQALSVMEAAIPEQFGEPYREALTKLQKDAPPLPAGKVHRVLDAQLGTKWRERFTSFNDTPVASASIGQVHKAIWSDGREVAVKIQYPGADEALRADLKTMQRMVGVFKQLSPGADIQGVVDELIERTEMELDYRLEADNQRKFAKAYEGHPHFAVPHVVASAPKVVIQEWIDGKHMAEIIRHGTPEERDLIGIRLLELTFDAPRRLEMLHGDAHPGNFMLLPDGRMGVIDFGAVAPLPGGYPVELGMTIRLARDKNYDLLLPTLEKVGFIQKGQQVSVRDIDEMLRQYVQPIEVDEFHYTRKWLQRMTVSQFDRSVAQIKTARQMDLPPKLAIPMRVIASVTAILCQLDATVPIKALSEGLIPGFAEPDAVVV; from the coding sequence GTGGATGATGGGTATGTGTCAGAGATCAAGCGCGGCCGCGCGGCCCGCAATGCAAAGCTCGCCAGCCTGCCGGTCGGCATGGCCGGGCGCGCGGCTCTCGGATTCGGCAAGCGACTAACCGGTAAGTCGAAGGACGAAGTCAACGCCGAGCTGATTGAGAAGGCGGCCCACCAGCTCTTCACCGTCCTGGGCGAGCTCAAGGGCGGCGCGATGAAGGTCGGGCAGGCGCTGTCGGTAATGGAAGCGGCCATCCCCGAGCAGTTCGGCGAGCCGTATCGCGAAGCGCTGACCAAGCTGCAGAAGGACGCTCCGCCGCTGCCGGCCGGGAAGGTGCATCGGGTTCTCGACGCCCAGCTGGGCACCAAGTGGCGGGAGCGCTTCACGTCGTTCAACGACACCCCGGTCGCCTCGGCCAGCATCGGCCAGGTACACAAGGCGATCTGGTCCGACGGTCGCGAGGTGGCCGTCAAGATCCAGTACCCGGGCGCCGACGAAGCGCTGCGGGCCGACCTCAAGACCATGCAACGCATGGTCGGGGTGTTCAAGCAACTCTCCCCCGGCGCCGACATTCAGGGCGTCGTCGACGAGCTGATCGAGCGCACCGAGATGGAGCTGGACTACCGGCTCGAAGCCGACAACCAGCGCAAGTTCGCCAAGGCGTACGAGGGGCATCCACACTTCGCGGTGCCGCACGTGGTGGCCAGCGCGCCGAAGGTGGTGATCCAGGAGTGGATCGACGGCAAGCACATGGCGGAGATCATCCGGCACGGCACCCCAGAAGAACGCGACCTGATCGGAATTCGGCTGCTGGAACTCACCTTCGACGCGCCGCGGCGTCTGGAAATGCTGCACGGCGACGCCCACCCGGGAAACTTCATGCTGCTGCCCGACGGGCGGATGGGCGTCATCGACTTCGGTGCTGTCGCGCCGTTGCCCGGCGGCTACCCCGTCGAGTTGGGCATGACCATTCGATTGGCCCGCGACAAGAATTACGACCTGCTGCTGCCGACCCTGGAGAAGGTCGGGTTCATCCAAAAGGGTCAACAAGTGTCGGTCCGCGACATCGACGAGATGCTGCGCCAATACGTCCAACCCATCGAGGTCGACGAGTTCCACTACACCCGCAAGTGGCTGCAGCGGATGACGGTCAGCCAGTTCGACCGCTCGGTGGCGCAGATCAAGACGGCGCGGCAGATGGACCTGCCGCCCAAGCTGGCGATCCCGATGCGGGTGATCGCGTCGGTGACCGCGATCCTGTGCCAGCTGGATGCGACGGTGCCTATCAAGGCCCTGTCAGAGGGACTGATCCCCGGGTTCGCCGAACCCGATGCCGTAGTGGTGTAG
- a CDS encoding WhiB family transcriptional regulator — translation MSASTVPRPTRPALPCHAGDPDLWFAETPADLERAKTLCVRCPVRRQCLAAALERAEPWGVWGGEIFERGSVVDRKRPRGRPRKEAA, via the coding sequence ATGTCGGCATCGACGGTCCCCAGACCGACGCGGCCGGCCTTGCCGTGTCATGCCGGTGACCCCGACCTTTGGTTTGCCGAAACCCCCGCCGACCTCGAACGTGCCAAGACCCTGTGTGTGCGCTGCCCAGTGCGGCGTCAGTGTCTGGCCGCGGCTCTGGAACGTGCAGAGCCGTGGGGTGTGTGGGGCGGCGAGATCTTCGAGCGGGGCTCGGTGGTCGACCGTAAGCGTCCCCGAGGGCGGCCTCGTAAAGAGGCCGCATGA